A portion of the Longimicrobium sp. genome contains these proteins:
- a CDS encoding TonB-dependent receptor, which produces MNRFGGTLMTLALVAVSTAAQAQQTGAPAGPPPSGARPGGAGMMAAGAQQAGGTIHGTVRDASSGAALGGASIAVRSAADSSLVTGAVARADGSFRIEGVRPGTYYLRVSRLGYNTATVSRVAVTGPQAVADAGTVRLAAGAVGLAGVTATAERAAVVSTPDRTVVSTRDMPAVSGGNATDVLRNVPGVDVDGDGKVSLRGNQNVAIQINGRPAPLTGDALTNFIKQLPANLVDRVEVVPNPSAKYDPDGMGGILNIVLKQNTDLGTSGGLTLGGGTGGRYNASGNLGTQRGPLTLFGSYGFNREARDAEGYSLRSALVGGVPQNYIEQVMTGDFLNQSHTFNGNGELKLGSRNVLSSAFMLNKRLGNQESGSGVRWMDADQVTTGDYDLLTTGRARGLSTDYLLAFKRTLQPQRNEWTAQAHFNRSRDHFLNAFQTMPGTIAPALLAGDSRNDLNSVNRQLDWQADVTRQLSTGTRLEAGYKGILRRLANDYTVDSIFGGVPDLSLRLENDFTYDENVQAGYGLLTQTITPKLSVQGGLRLERAWTTFRLASGESFDNDYTSLFPSAAATLQVGQKDQVRFSYSKRINRPATFQLNPFPFVQDRNNIFVGNPGLKPEYTHAYEASFTHATSMGSLTVTPFYRHTVNAVRRYQAFGSDGVDTATFANLATANSYGTDANLQLRLGRLSGFVGASAFKMVTDGSNVSSGLGADVFTWTARASLNFKLSPSTDVQWFQFYRPATNTEQGRLGSMGMANVAVRQKLSDKASLNLRVADPFDAMRFSFTASSSSYSQEQLRRFNARAVYLSFSYNFGRPPRLRMPQQQPEQPAGGDQPGMPGGPGQ; this is translated from the coding sequence ATGAACCGCTTCGGTGGTACCCTGATGACCCTGGCGCTGGTGGCGGTCTCGACCGCCGCGCAGGCGCAGCAGACCGGCGCGCCCGCGGGCCCGCCGCCGTCGGGCGCGCGCCCCGGCGGAGCCGGGATGATGGCGGCCGGCGCGCAGCAGGCCGGCGGCACCATCCACGGCACCGTGCGCGACGCGTCGAGCGGCGCGGCGCTGGGCGGCGCCAGCATCGCCGTGCGCAGCGCGGCGGACTCGTCGCTGGTCACCGGCGCGGTGGCGCGCGCGGACGGCTCGTTCCGCATCGAGGGGGTGCGGCCGGGCACGTACTACCTGCGCGTCAGCCGCCTGGGCTACAACACGGCCACCGTCAGCCGCGTGGCCGTCACCGGTCCGCAGGCCGTGGCCGACGCGGGAACGGTGCGGCTGGCCGCCGGCGCCGTGGGGCTGGCCGGCGTCACCGCCACGGCGGAGCGCGCGGCCGTGGTCTCCACCCCCGACCGCACCGTGGTTTCCACCCGCGACATGCCGGCGGTGAGTGGCGGCAACGCGACCGACGTGCTGCGCAACGTTCCCGGCGTGGACGTGGACGGCGACGGCAAGGTCAGCCTGCGCGGCAACCAGAACGTGGCCATCCAGATCAACGGCCGCCCCGCGCCGCTCACCGGCGACGCGCTGACCAACTTCATCAAGCAGCTTCCCGCCAACCTGGTCGACCGCGTGGAGGTGGTCCCCAACCCCTCGGCCAAGTACGACCCCGACGGGATGGGCGGCATCCTGAACATCGTCCTCAAGCAGAACACCGACCTGGGCACCAGCGGCGGGCTCACGCTGGGCGGGGGCACGGGCGGCCGCTACAACGCGTCGGGCAACCTGGGCACGCAGCGCGGGCCGCTGACGCTGTTCGGCAGCTACGGCTTCAACCGCGAGGCGCGCGACGCCGAAGGGTACAGCCTGCGCTCGGCGCTGGTCGGCGGCGTGCCGCAGAACTACATCGAGCAGGTGATGACGGGCGACTTCCTCAACCAGTCGCACACCTTCAACGGCAACGGCGAGCTGAAGCTGGGCTCGCGCAACGTCCTCTCCTCGGCGTTCATGCTGAACAAGCGCCTGGGGAACCAGGAGAGCGGCAGCGGCGTGCGCTGGATGGACGCCGACCAGGTGACCACGGGCGACTACGACCTGCTGACCACCGGCCGCGCGCGCGGGCTGTCGACGGACTACCTGCTGGCGTTCAAGCGCACGCTGCAGCCCCAGCGCAACGAGTGGACGGCGCAGGCGCACTTCAACCGCTCGCGTGACCACTTCCTGAACGCCTTCCAGACGATGCCGGGCACGATCGCGCCCGCGCTGCTCGCGGGCGACTCGCGCAACGACCTGAACAGCGTCAACCGCCAGCTCGACTGGCAGGCCGACGTCACCCGGCAGCTGTCCACGGGAACGCGGCTGGAGGCGGGGTACAAGGGGATCCTGCGCCGGCTGGCCAACGACTACACGGTCGACTCGATCTTCGGCGGCGTGCCCGACCTGTCGCTGCGGCTGGAGAACGACTTCACCTACGACGAGAACGTGCAGGCGGGCTACGGGCTGCTGACGCAGACCATCACCCCGAAGCTGTCGGTGCAGGGCGGGCTGCGGCTGGAGCGGGCCTGGACCACCTTCCGGCTGGCCTCGGGCGAGTCGTTCGACAACGACTACACCAGCCTCTTCCCCAGCGCGGCGGCCACGCTGCAGGTGGGGCAGAAGGACCAGGTGCGGTTCAGCTACAGCAAGCGCATCAACCGCCCGGCCACGTTCCAGCTGAACCCGTTCCCCTTCGTGCAGGACCGGAACAACATCTTCGTGGGCAACCCCGGCCTGAAGCCCGAGTACACGCACGCCTACGAGGCGTCGTTCACGCACGCCACGTCGATGGGCAGCCTCACGGTGACGCCCTTCTACCGCCACACGGTGAACGCGGTACGCCGCTACCAGGCGTTCGGCAGCGACGGCGTCGACACCGCCACCTTCGCCAACCTGGCCACGGCCAACAGCTACGGCACCGACGCCAACCTGCAGCTGCGGCTGGGGCGGCTGAGCGGCTTCGTGGGGGCCAGCGCGTTCAAGATGGTCACCGACGGCAGCAACGTGTCCAGCGGGCTGGGCGCCGACGTGTTCACCTGGACGGCGCGGGCCAGCCTGAACTTCAAGCTGAGCCCCAGCACCGACGTGCAGTGGTTCCAGTTCTACCGTCCCGCGACGAACACCGAGCAGGGGCGCCTGGGGTCGATGGGGATGGCCAACGTGGCGGTGCGGCAGAAGCTGAGCGACAAGGCGTCGCTGAACCTGCGCGTGGCCGACCCGTTCGACGCCATGCGGTTCTCCTTCACCGCCAGCTCGTCGTCGTACTCGCAGGAGCAGCTGCGGCGGTTCAACGCGCGGGCGGTGTACCTGTCGTTCAGCTACAACTTCGGCCGGCCTCCGCGGCTGCGGATGCCGCAGCAGCAGCCGGAGCAGCCCGCCGGCGGCGACCAGCCCGGGATGCCGGGCGGTCCGGGGCAGTGA
- a CDS encoding 2,3,4,5-tetrahydropyridine-2,6-dicarboxylate N-succinyltransferase codes for MLERTELERIIGKAYRDRSLLDRHEAREAVDTVINLLDRGELRVAEKTDGGWTVNAWAKEAILLYFAMRPLEPVDAGDLRFFDKVPTKTNLEEQGIRVVPPGVARYGSFLEPGCVLMPGYVNIGAYVGSGTMVDTWATVGSCAQIGRNVHLSGGVGIGGVLEPPGASPVIVEDGCFIGSRSIVVEGVVVEEEAVLGANVVLTASTPIVDVTGEEPVVTKGRIPARSVVIPGSMPKEFPAGTFHVPCALLIGQRKESTDRKTSLNDVLRTFSVQV; via the coding sequence ATGCTGGAGCGGACGGAGCTGGAGCGCATCATCGGCAAGGCGTACCGCGACCGGTCGCTGCTGGACCGGCACGAGGCGCGCGAGGCCGTCGACACCGTCATCAACCTTCTCGACCGCGGCGAGCTGCGCGTGGCCGAGAAGACGGACGGAGGGTGGACGGTGAACGCGTGGGCCAAGGAAGCCATCCTCCTCTACTTCGCCATGCGGCCGCTGGAGCCGGTGGACGCGGGCGACCTGCGCTTCTTCGACAAGGTCCCCACCAAGACGAACCTCGAGGAGCAGGGGATCCGCGTCGTCCCGCCGGGCGTGGCGCGCTACGGCTCGTTCCTGGAGCCGGGGTGCGTGCTGATGCCCGGCTACGTCAACATCGGCGCGTACGTCGGCAGCGGCACGATGGTGGACACCTGGGCGACCGTCGGCTCGTGCGCGCAGATCGGGCGCAACGTGCACCTCTCCGGCGGCGTGGGGATCGGCGGGGTGCTGGAGCCGCCCGGCGCGTCGCCCGTGATCGTCGAGGACGGCTGCTTCATCGGCTCGCGCTCCATCGTCGTCGAGGGCGTGGTGGTGGAGGAGGAGGCGGTGCTCGGCGCGAACGTCGTCCTCACCGCGTCCACCCCCATCGTCGACGTCACGGGCGAGGAGCCGGTGGTGACGAAGGGCCGCATCCCCGCGCGCTCGGTGGTGATCCCGGGATCGATGCCGAAGGAGTTCCCCGCGGGCACCTTCCACGTCCCCTGCGCGCTGCTGATCGGCCAGCGCAAGGAGTCCACCGACCGCAAGACGTCGCTGAACGACGTGCTGCGCACCTTCAGCGTGCAGGTGTAG
- the dapE gene encoding succinyl-diaminopimelate desuccinylase, which translates to MSETIAAPASSAIADELASLTLELCRIPSETRHEAEIATWVQHRCVAAAGADAVKRIGNSIVCDPCVGADERQSLPAVVLVGHLDTVKCAELQDYAVRDGRVYGCGASDMKAGCAVMLVLLERWRELKGVRPVWIFYDAEEGPSEENGLQPVLDSGVLPPLDFAFILEPTDMGLQPGCMGTMHASITVAGVRAHSARPWQGENAVYRAIPLLQSFAALERRPVTFGELTFYEVMVVTQVLTANSKNVVPDAVTLNVNVRFAPGTTAEEAEAELRAIVGGDGVVEIDDCAPSGEVHLDHPLIRDWRLSEGLTVRPKQAWTDVARFTSNGIPAVNFGPGETSQAHQANEWCSVASLEFCYGALRRFFEVQG; encoded by the coding sequence GTGAGCGAGACCATCGCCGCGCCGGCATCGTCCGCCATCGCCGACGAGCTGGCGAGCCTGACCCTCGAGCTCTGCCGCATCCCCAGCGAGACCAGGCACGAGGCGGAGATCGCCACCTGGGTGCAGCACCGCTGCGTGGCTGCGGCGGGCGCCGACGCGGTGAAGCGCATCGGCAACTCCATCGTCTGCGATCCCTGCGTCGGCGCGGACGAGCGGCAGTCGCTCCCGGCCGTGGTCCTGGTCGGCCACCTCGACACGGTGAAATGCGCCGAGCTGCAGGACTACGCGGTGCGTGACGGGCGGGTGTACGGCTGCGGCGCCAGCGACATGAAGGCCGGGTGCGCGGTGATGCTGGTGCTGCTGGAGCGCTGGCGCGAGCTGAAGGGCGTGCGCCCGGTGTGGATCTTCTACGACGCCGAGGAGGGGCCCAGCGAGGAGAACGGGCTGCAGCCGGTGCTGGACAGCGGCGTGCTGCCGCCGCTGGACTTCGCGTTCATCCTGGAGCCCACCGACATGGGGCTGCAGCCGGGGTGCATGGGAACGATGCACGCGTCCATCACCGTCGCCGGCGTGCGGGCGCACAGCGCGCGGCCCTGGCAGGGCGAGAACGCCGTCTACCGGGCGATCCCGCTGCTGCAGAGCTTCGCGGCGCTCGAGCGGCGCCCCGTCACCTTCGGCGAGCTCACCTTCTACGAGGTGATGGTGGTGACGCAGGTGCTGACGGCGAACTCCAAGAACGTCGTCCCCGACGCGGTGACGCTGAACGTGAACGTCCGCTTCGCGCCGGGCACGACCGCGGAGGAGGCCGAGGCCGAGCTGCGCGCGATCGTGGGCGGCGACGGGGTGGTGGAGATCGACGACTGCGCGCCGTCGGGCGAGGTGCACCTGGACCACCCGCTGATCCGCGATTGGCGCCTGAGCGAGGGGCTGACGGTGCGCCCCAAGCAGGCGTGGACCGACGTGGCGCGCTTCACCTCGAACGGCATCCCCGCGGTGAACTTCGGCCCCGGCGAGACCTCGCAGGCGCACCAGGCCAACGAGTGGTGCTCCGTCGCGTCGCTGGAGTTCTGCTACGGCGCGCTGCGCAGGTTCTTCGAAGTGCAGGGGTGA
- a CDS encoding pyridoxal phosphate-dependent aminotransferase, giving the protein MNPLLAGIAPSLIRAINARKRPGDIDLGLGEPTLRPDPAPFEAALARVRDEGLPYTANAGDLALREAIARYFAFPGMDAAANVCVAIGSEEALYLAIKAVLDPARDEALIVEPCYLAYPKLCALEGIRHRTVPLDAADGFRPRADLVLGALGPHTRMIILNTPCNPTGRVWAEGELRALADGLATRPGDPVWVLTDEVYRELHYTPKRPASIAELYPHALVAGSLSKSNALTGLRLGWLIGAADAIAAATKVHQLVNTAASTFSSHVALEIFRRPETLAAHRPLYGEQRALLLDALARNGIAHAPVEGAFYCFVRLPERWAGDSLGAAERLLDEHRVVTIPGIAFGGAGEGWLRLSWVATPDALTEGIERIARFFAA; this is encoded by the coding sequence ATGAATCCCCTCCTCGCCGGCATCGCCCCGTCGCTCATTCGCGCGATCAACGCACGCAAGCGCCCCGGCGACATCGACCTGGGGCTGGGCGAGCCGACGCTGCGGCCCGATCCCGCGCCGTTCGAAGCCGCCCTGGCCCGCGTGCGCGACGAGGGCCTCCCCTACACCGCCAACGCCGGCGACCTCGCGCTCCGCGAGGCAATCGCGCGCTACTTCGCGTTCCCCGGCATGGACGCGGCGGCCAACGTCTGCGTGGCGATCGGCTCGGAGGAGGCGCTGTACCTCGCGATCAAGGCGGTGCTCGACCCCGCGCGCGACGAGGCGCTGATCGTGGAGCCGTGCTACCTCGCGTATCCCAAGCTCTGCGCGCTGGAAGGCATCCGCCATCGCACCGTACCGCTCGATGCGGCGGACGGCTTCCGCCCGCGCGCGGACCTCGTGCTCGGCGCGCTGGGCCCTCACACGCGGATGATCATCCTCAACACCCCGTGCAATCCCACCGGCCGCGTCTGGGCCGAGGGCGAGCTCCGCGCGCTGGCGGACGGGCTCGCCACGCGTCCCGGCGATCCGGTCTGGGTGCTCACCGACGAGGTCTACCGCGAGCTCCACTACACGCCCAAACGGCCGGCATCGATCGCGGAGCTGTATCCCCACGCGCTCGTCGCCGGCTCGCTGTCGAAGAGCAACGCGCTGACGGGGCTGCGGCTCGGGTGGCTGATCGGCGCCGCGGACGCCATCGCCGCGGCGACGAAGGTGCACCAGCTGGTGAACACCGCCGCCAGCACCTTTTCCAGCCACGTCGCGCTGGAGATCTTCCGCCGCCCGGAGACGCTGGCCGCGCACCGCCCGCTCTACGGCGAGCAGCGCGCGCTCCTGCTCGACGCGCTCGCGAGGAACGGCATCGCGCACGCGCCGGTGGAGGGCGCGTTCTACTGCTTCGTGCGGCTGCCGGAGCGCTGGGCGGGGGACTCGCTCGGCGCGGCGGAGCGGCTGCTGGACGAGCACCGCGTCGTCACCATCCCCGGGATCGCGTTCGGCGGCGCGGGCGAGGGGTGGCTGCGCCTCTCCTGGGTCGCCACGCCCGATGCGCTCACCGAGGGCATCGAGCGCATCGCCCGCTTCTTCGCGGCGTGA
- a CDS encoding putative glycoside hydrolase yields the protein MPGTGRTARVLLLVLAAACGADGQPRRDAKAPARADSSAKAAAHGDSAAAGGGVRGGPRIPRPDSLRALYVNGWAAGSRSRMRDLIAIADTTEINAFVVDVKESDTYLTYDSTGIALAREIGADQRPASKWMPALLDTLRAHGIYPIARIVVFKDRMLAERKPELAIRTTGGAVWKDNKGKPWVNPYDRRVWDYNLAIAREALDMGFHEVQWDYVRFPDVTDAVRATMAFPGSGGKSRWENIRDFIRYSRERLAPYRVPVSADIFGVMTNVEDDMGIGQLWEEVVQAADNLHPMVYPSHYYAGYYGFRAPNAHPYEVVRIALEDGVRRAGFVAGPGRRTAEIAPWLQAFTADYLHDGITYTAGSVRNQIQATNDAGLKGWILWNPGSNYQPYVSALRPERGGPSALERGGWRPMRWQVPHDRLSRAILRREAAARRQTDTAAKSPSPPTTAKQ from the coding sequence ATGCCCGGAACCGGCAGAACCGCGCGCGTCCTCCTGCTCGTGCTCGCCGCGGCGTGCGGCGCGGACGGCCAGCCCCGGCGCGACGCGAAGGCGCCCGCGCGCGCCGACTCGTCCGCGAAGGCGGCGGCGCATGGCGACAGCGCGGCGGCGGGCGGCGGCGTCCGCGGCGGGCCGCGCATCCCGCGGCCGGACTCGCTGCGCGCGCTGTACGTGAACGGCTGGGCGGCCGGCTCGCGCTCGCGCATGCGCGACCTCATCGCCATCGCCGACACCACCGAGATCAACGCCTTCGTGGTGGACGTGAAGGAGTCCGACACCTATCTGACCTACGATTCCACCGGCATCGCCCTGGCGCGCGAGATCGGCGCCGACCAGCGCCCCGCGTCGAAGTGGATGCCCGCGCTGCTCGACACCCTGCGCGCGCACGGCATCTACCCCATCGCCCGCATCGTCGTCTTCAAGGACCGCATGCTGGCGGAGCGGAAGCCCGAGCTGGCCATCCGCACCACCGGCGGCGCGGTGTGGAAGGACAACAAGGGGAAGCCGTGGGTGAACCCGTACGACCGGCGCGTGTGGGACTACAACCTGGCCATCGCGCGCGAGGCGCTGGACATGGGGTTCCACGAGGTGCAGTGGGACTACGTGCGCTTTCCCGACGTTACCGACGCGGTGCGCGCGACCATGGCGTTCCCCGGCTCCGGCGGAAAGTCGCGGTGGGAGAACATCCGCGACTTCATCCGCTACTCGCGCGAGCGGCTGGCGCCGTACCGCGTGCCCGTCAGCGCCGACATCTTCGGGGTGATGACGAACGTGGAGGACGACATGGGGATCGGGCAGCTCTGGGAGGAGGTGGTCCAGGCCGCCGACAACCTGCACCCGATGGTCTATCCGTCGCACTACTACGCGGGATACTACGGCTTCCGCGCCCCCAACGCGCACCCGTACGAGGTGGTGCGGATCGCGCTGGAGGATGGGGTGCGGCGTGCGGGCTTCGTCGCCGGGCCGGGGCGGCGGACGGCGGAGATCGCGCCCTGGCTGCAGGCCTTCACCGCCGACTACCTGCACGACGGCATCACCTACACCGCCGGCAGCGTGCGCAACCAGATCCAGGCGACGAACGACGCGGGGCTGAAAGGGTGGATCCTCTGGAACCCCGGCTCGAACTACCAGCCCTACGTCTCCGCCCTGCGCCCGGAGCGCGGCGGCCCGTCGGCCCTCGAGCGGGGCGGCTGGCGGCCGATGCGCTGGCAGGTGCCGCACGACCGCCTGAGCCGCGCCATCCTCCGCCGCGAGGCCGCCGCGCGCCGGCAGACGGACACGGCAGCGAAATCTCCCTCTCCACCCACGACCGCGAAGCAGTGA
- a CDS encoding HAMP domain-containing sensor histidine kinase: MPHLFRPLRGLSLRAKVFFLFAGAALAIVVPALLLIADAVEERAYASATEALSGAREALDSWNARGESQAAAAQRQAGFPDVVAAWRTRRHAGLAQAIRAGLEDDEAVVATDSLFRPILAGPAVDSATLRAAVGQGTVVVLPRAGPPLRLGVARVFRDTARLEQAGEDSALVETGRDTVTLGYLALGTPLVAAQIRREAATPGSEVALVVGDSLASTTFADSVVPEVRRFLRQGGNVQQPAFRGETYLTSRYRIPAGGVPTTVVLFRRVTAELTIATGIKQSLFGIGFAALALALVLAAIVARIVARPTQALAEASVRLARGDYAAPLPRDSGDEIGQLARAFGEMRAAIGEREQRLRSAQAEMIHREKLAAMGRLVAQLSHEINNPIYNIQNCLEALERRGDPSDPNREFLVLAQEELARMATLTRQLLDQSRPLSDAAQPVGLNSLVHRVMTLAAPELKSRGIRISAQLAIDLPQVVVHPEGIQQVLANLVNNACDAMPGGGTLTLTTRADADAVEVVVEDTGTGIAEHDLPHIFEAFYTTKPGVAGIGLGLFVSEGIIRGHRGRLSVESRLGEGSRFTVRLPRETLDEAMGEPVDGETAGGAESSGGERADEVVGVG; encoded by the coding sequence ATGCCGCACCTGTTCCGACCGCTGCGGGGGCTGTCGCTCCGCGCCAAGGTGTTCTTCCTGTTCGCGGGGGCCGCGCTGGCCATCGTGGTGCCGGCGCTGCTGCTGATCGCCGACGCGGTGGAAGAGCGCGCCTACGCCAGCGCCACCGAGGCGCTCTCGGGCGCGCGCGAGGCGCTGGACAGCTGGAACGCGCGCGGCGAGAGCCAGGCGGCGGCGGCGCAGCGGCAGGCCGGCTTCCCGGACGTGGTGGCGGCCTGGCGCACGCGCCGCCACGCGGGGCTGGCGCAGGCCATCCGCGCCGGGCTCGAGGACGACGAGGCGGTCGTCGCCACGGATTCGCTCTTCCGGCCGATCCTGGCCGGCCCGGCCGTCGATTCGGCCACGCTGCGCGCCGCGGTGGGACAGGGAACGGTGGTGGTGCTGCCGCGCGCGGGACCGCCGCTGCGGCTGGGCGTGGCGCGGGTGTTCCGCGACACCGCCCGCCTGGAGCAGGCGGGCGAGGACTCGGCGCTGGTGGAGACGGGGCGCGACACCGTGACCCTGGGCTACCTGGCGCTGGGAACGCCGCTGGTGGCCGCGCAGATCCGGCGCGAGGCGGCCACGCCGGGCTCCGAGGTGGCGCTGGTGGTGGGCGACTCGCTGGCCAGCACCACCTTCGCCGACAGCGTGGTTCCCGAGGTGCGCCGGTTCCTGCGCCAGGGCGGCAACGTGCAGCAGCCCGCCTTCCGCGGCGAGACGTACCTGACCAGCCGCTACCGCATCCCCGCCGGCGGGGTGCCGACGACGGTCGTGCTCTTCCGCCGGGTGACGGCCGAGCTGACCATCGCCACGGGAATCAAGCAGAGCCTGTTCGGGATCGGGTTCGCGGCGCTGGCGCTGGCGCTGGTGCTGGCCGCGATCGTCGCGCGCATCGTCGCCCGTCCCACGCAGGCGCTGGCCGAGGCCAGCGTGCGCCTGGCGCGGGGCGACTACGCGGCGCCGCTCCCGCGCGACTCGGGCGACGAGATCGGCCAGCTGGCGCGCGCCTTCGGCGAGATGCGCGCGGCCATCGGCGAGCGCGAGCAGCGGCTGCGCAGCGCGCAGGCGGAGATGATCCACCGCGAGAAGCTGGCGGCGATGGGGCGGCTGGTCGCCCAGCTCTCGCACGAGATCAACAACCCCATCTACAACATCCAGAACTGCCTGGAGGCGCTGGAGCGCCGCGGCGACCCCAGCGACCCCAACCGCGAGTTCCTGGTGCTGGCGCAGGAGGAGCTGGCGCGGATGGCCACGCTCACCCGCCAGCTGCTGGACCAGAGCCGCCCGCTCTCCGACGCGGCGCAGCCGGTGGGGCTGAACTCGCTGGTGCACCGGGTGATGACGCTGGCCGCGCCCGAGCTCAAGTCGCGCGGGATCCGCATCTCCGCGCAGCTGGCCATCGACCTGCCGCAGGTCGTCGTCCACCCCGAGGGGATCCAGCAGGTGCTGGCGAACCTGGTGAACAACGCCTGCGACGCCATGCCCGGCGGCGGCACGCTCACGCTCACCACGCGCGCCGACGCGGACGCGGTGGAGGTCGTCGTCGAGGACACGGGGACGGGGATCGCGGAGCACGACCTGCCGCACATCTTCGAGGCGTTCTACACCACCAAGCCGGGGGTGGCGGGGATCGGGCTGGGATTGTTCGTGAGCGAGGGGATCATCCGCGGGCACCGCGGGCGGCTGTCGGTGGAGAGCCGCCTGGGCGAGGGAAGCCGCTTCACCGTGCGCCTCCCCCGCGAGACGCTGGACGAGGCCATGGGCGAGCCGGTGGACGGGGAGACGGCCGGCGGCGCGGAATCGAGCGGCGGCGAGCGCGCGGACGAGGTGGTGGGAGTGGGGTGA
- a CDS encoding sigma-54 dependent transcriptional regulator: MAVAEKPRILIIDDDRAFRVGTGALLADEGYEVDAEPGGDPGLERLRRERYDMVLLDLKMQGRTGLSVLEELRGGGNDVPVLMLTGYATVDSAVQALKLGADDYITKPCDNAVLRSKIKSVLARREPVLGAGASRLVGNTTRMRDVLRAIARVAPTESTVLLRGATGTGKELIARAIHEESPRRSRPFVAVNCSALAEGILESELFGHARGAFTGAVVDRKGMFEEANGGTLFLDEIGDVSPAMQARLLRVLQEREVVRVGTSRPIQVDVRVVAATHRDLEAMVEDGRFRKDLYFRLKVFQVRVPELKERTEDIPPLAAAAVARWNERVEPTRRVGGISEDAIEVLQAYDWPGNVRELMAAIEYACIVCDGKRILPCHLPEEVREGPQPAAAHANGDGAAKKGIEAKAEPRRYQAPDANAEREAIKTALEEANGNRTRAAARLGMGRTTLWQKLKEYGL, translated from the coding sequence ATGGCTGTTGCCGAGAAGCCGCGCATCCTGATCATCGACGACGACCGCGCCTTCCGCGTGGGCACCGGCGCGCTGCTGGCCGACGAGGGCTACGAGGTCGACGCCGAGCCCGGCGGCGACCCCGGGCTGGAGCGACTGCGCCGCGAGCGCTACGACATGGTGCTGCTCGACCTCAAGATGCAGGGACGCACCGGCCTGTCCGTGCTCGAGGAGCTGCGCGGCGGCGGGAACGACGTCCCCGTGCTGATGCTGACCGGCTACGCCACCGTCGACAGCGCGGTGCAGGCGCTCAAGCTCGGCGCCGACGACTACATCACCAAGCCGTGCGACAACGCGGTGCTGCGCAGCAAGATCAAGTCGGTGCTGGCGCGCCGCGAGCCCGTCCTGGGCGCCGGCGCGTCCCGTCTCGTCGGCAACACCACGCGCATGCGCGACGTGCTGCGCGCCATCGCCCGGGTGGCGCCGACCGAGTCCACCGTGCTCCTGCGCGGGGCGACGGGGACGGGAAAGGAGCTGATCGCGCGCGCCATCCACGAGGAAAGCCCGCGCCGCTCGCGGCCGTTCGTGGCCGTCAACTGCTCCGCGCTGGCCGAGGGGATCCTGGAGAGCGAGCTGTTCGGGCACGCGCGCGGCGCCTTCACCGGCGCGGTGGTCGACCGCAAGGGGATGTTCGAGGAAGCCAACGGCGGCACCCTCTTCCTCGACGAGATCGGCGACGTCTCGCCGGCCATGCAGGCGCGGCTGCTGCGCGTGCTGCAGGAGCGCGAGGTGGTGCGCGTGGGCACCTCGCGGCCGATCCAGGTGGACGTGCGCGTGGTGGCCGCCACGCACAGGGACCTCGAGGCGATGGTCGAGGACGGGCGCTTCCGCAAGGACCTGTACTTCCGCCTGAAGGTGTTCCAGGTCCGCGTTCCCGAGCTGAAGGAGCGCACGGAAGACATCCCGCCGCTGGCCGCCGCGGCGGTGGCGCGGTGGAACGAGCGGGTGGAGCCCACGCGGCGCGTGGGCGGCATCAGCGAGGACGCCATCGAGGTGCTGCAGGCGTACGACTGGCCCGGCAACGTGCGCGAGCTGATGGCCGCCATCGAGTACGCCTGCATCGTCTGCGACGGCAAGCGCATCCTCCCCTGCCACCTTCCCGAGGAGGTGCGCGAGGGCCCGCAGCCCGCCGCCGCGCACGCCAACGGCGACGGCGCCGCGAAGAAGGGGATCGAGGCGAAGGCGGAGCCGCGGCGCTACCAGGCCCCCGACGCCAACGCCGAGCGCGAGGCCATCAAGACCGCGCTGGAGGAGGCCAACGGCAACCGCACCCGCGCCGCCGCCCGGCTCGGCATGGGCCGCACCACCCTCTGGCAGAAGCTCAAGGAATACGGTCTGTAG
- a CDS encoding BON domain-containing protein, with translation MGTMARYDEGWRGGRTPRDGGDRGRGEVMPGGADYDRGRAAREAYTPGGFGPEWQRRGRVGYDADFRPPHGLGGGRRDADPGGVGAPWGEEEETLNGPARYGLGPYYRRLEQRRRPDDELRHDVEEALFYDTWVDAEAISVEVRDGVVTLRGELPDHDEVRYATDDAWDVEGVRGVRSELRVSSARRKPLDGVGRPSQSRGEAGHG, from the coding sequence ATGGGGACGATGGCGCGCTACGACGAGGGGTGGCGCGGCGGCCGCACGCCGCGCGACGGGGGAGATCGCGGACGCGGCGAGGTGATGCCGGGCGGCGCGGACTACGACCGCGGCCGGGCGGCGCGCGAGGCGTACACCCCCGGCGGCTTCGGGCCCGAGTGGCAGCGGCGCGGGCGCGTGGGCTACGACGCCGACTTCCGCCCGCCGCACGGGCTGGGCGGCGGCCGGCGCGACGCCGACCCCGGCGGCGTGGGCGCGCCCTGGGGCGAGGAGGAAGAGACGCTGAACGGGCCCGCGCGCTACGGCCTGGGCCCGTACTACCGCCGCCTGGAGCAGCGCCGCCGGCCGGACGACGAGCTGCGGCACGACGTGGAGGAGGCGCTCTTCTACGACACCTGGGTCGACGCCGAGGCCATCTCGGTGGAGGTCCGCGACGGCGTGGTGACGCTGCGCGGCGAGCTTCCCGATCACGACGAGGTGCGCTACGCGACGGATGACGCGTGGGACGTGGAGGGCGTGCGCGGCGTCCGCAGCGAGCTGCGCGTGAGCTCCGCCCGCCGCAAGCCGCTCGACGGCGTCGGCCGCCCCAGCCAGTCGCGCGGAGAGGCCGGTCACGGCTGA